Proteins from a genomic interval of Streptomyces fodineus:
- a CDS encoding DoxX family protein, giving the protein MNLALCMCAVGHRLQRGGVKAIGALEVLAAVGLILPAALGIAPVLVPLAALGLVILMTGAAITRLRRHEVRFMVVDVVYIVLAAFVAWGRFGPESFVH; this is encoded by the coding sequence GTGAACCTCGCACTGTGTATGTGCGCAGTGGGTCACCGACTTCAGCGGGGCGGTGTGAAGGCCATCGGAGCGCTGGAGGTGCTGGCCGCGGTGGGGCTGATCCTGCCCGCCGCGCTCGGCATCGCGCCGGTTCTGGTGCCGCTGGCCGCCCTCGGCCTGGTGATCCTGATGACCGGTGCGGCGATCACCCGGCTCCGGCGTCACGAGGTCCGGTTCATGGTGGTGGACGTGGTCTACATCGTCCTGGCCGCGTTCGTGGCGTGGGGCCGCTTCGGCCCCGAGTCCTTTGTCCACTGA
- the sigJ gene encoding RNA polymerase sigma factor SigJ — translation MAGSVRATDADGYRSLLFSIAYGMTGSVGDAEDIVQDAFLNLTRVRQAGTAVGNLKAYLTTSVTRLGINYLSSARVRRETYVGDWLPEPVVVCADRPGPAEHAELSDSLSMAFLVLLEALSPVERAVFVLREVFGYGYPEVARLTGKSEANCRQIFARARKRVAAGGRAADLAPPPPVRRAESEELARKFFEAAEGGDMDALLGMLAPDVVFQGDGGGKARALARSVTEPRHVAQLLVGGFRRVRILGASMRAAWINGRPGAVTYDSEGRVASVVELDIADGVIRAIHSVSNPDKLGHLGPLSDIALLPKR, via the coding sequence GTGGCGGGATCAGTGAGGGCGACGGACGCGGACGGATACCGGTCGCTGCTGTTCTCCATCGCCTACGGGATGACCGGATCCGTGGGCGACGCCGAGGACATCGTGCAGGACGCCTTCCTCAACCTGACCCGGGTGCGCCAGGCCGGGACGGCGGTCGGGAATCTGAAGGCGTATCTGACCACGTCGGTGACGCGGCTGGGCATCAACTACCTGAGTTCGGCGCGGGTACGGCGCGAGACCTACGTGGGCGACTGGCTGCCCGAGCCGGTCGTGGTCTGCGCCGACCGGCCCGGACCGGCCGAGCACGCCGAGCTGTCCGACTCGCTGTCGATGGCGTTCCTCGTGCTGCTGGAGGCCCTCTCCCCGGTGGAGCGGGCGGTGTTCGTGCTGCGTGAGGTCTTCGGGTACGGCTACCCGGAGGTGGCGCGGCTCACCGGCAAGTCCGAGGCGAACTGCCGGCAGATCTTCGCCCGCGCCAGAAAGCGCGTCGCCGCCGGCGGTCGGGCGGCCGACCTCGCGCCGCCGCCCCCGGTACGGCGGGCGGAGAGCGAGGAGCTGGCCCGTAAGTTCTTCGAGGCCGCCGAGGGCGGTGACATGGACGCGCTGCTCGGCATGCTCGCCCCCGACGTGGTGTTCCAGGGCGACGGCGGCGGCAAGGCGCGGGCGCTCGCGCGGTCCGTCACCGAACCGCGCCATGTGGCACAGCTGCTGGTCGGCGGGTTCCGCCGGGTCCGGATCCTCGGCGCCTCGATGCGGGCGGCGTGGATCAACGGCCGTCCGGGCGCCGTGACCTACGACAGCGAAGGGCGCGTGGCCAGTGTGGTGGAGCTCGACATCGCCGACGGCGTGATCCGCGCGATCCACTCGGTCTCCAACCCCGACAAGCTCGGCCACCTCGGCCCGCTGTCCGACATCGCCCTCCTGCCGAAACGCTGA
- a CDS encoding TetR/AcrR family transcriptional regulator gives MTETTEPMGRRERKKAATRQALADAALELFLKHGFEAVSIRDIAEAADVSTTTLFKHFPSKEALLFDLDADVEEALVAAVRDRAPGTPLLPALREHMLRSPGIKPEYDEQMAAFQKLVSSTPALLDYHRRMWMRHERALAEAIATDTAAPTDDPTCAALAHLALETRALAATTSNRVAAVNAAFDLLERGWEAVRPGGERAS, from the coding sequence ATGACGGAGACGACGGAGCCGATGGGCCGCCGCGAACGCAAGAAGGCCGCGACCCGCCAGGCACTGGCGGACGCGGCACTGGAGCTGTTCCTGAAGCACGGCTTCGAGGCGGTGAGCATCAGGGACATCGCGGAGGCGGCCGACGTCTCCACCACGACCCTGTTCAAGCACTTCCCGAGCAAGGAAGCGCTGCTGTTCGACCTGGACGCGGACGTGGAGGAGGCTCTGGTCGCCGCCGTACGCGATCGGGCGCCCGGCACCCCGCTCCTTCCGGCCCTGCGCGAGCACATGCTGCGGTCGCCGGGGATCAAGCCCGAGTACGACGAGCAGATGGCCGCGTTCCAGAAGCTGGTGTCCAGCACCCCGGCGCTCCTGGACTACCACCGGCGCATGTGGATGCGGCACGAACGCGCCCTGGCCGAGGCCATCGCCACCGACACCGCCGCCCCCACCGACGACCCCACCTGCGCCGCCCTGGCCCACCTAGCCCTGGAGACCCGGGCCCTGGCGGCAACGACCTCGAACCGGGTCGCCGCGGTCAACGCCGCGTTCGATCTGCTGGAGCGGGGATGGGAGGCGGTACGCCCGGGAGGCGAGCGGGCCTCTTAG
- a CDS encoding MFS transporter yields the protein MTTSPRRTTPPPGNVRWTLLGVMLAMLLGMLDNNIVGTAMPTVVRDLGGLEHIAWVVTAYTLATAVSTPVWGKLGDLYHRERVFLASIVIFLLASLLAGAAHSMTQLIGFRALQGIGAGGLAAGGFALVGTLVPPRERGRYQGMTASVMALGVVGGPLVGGLVTGHLGWRWAFYVNLPLGIVALVWIQLMLRLPEPAPKSRPRIDWAGIAVLGATIGAAVLAATWAGTTYAWTSWRILALGAVTVLGTAVFTVVERRVPEPLLPPRVFTGHRNFPLAIGLLVAVGVVMFGCALYLPLFQQTVQGATATSSGLLLLPMMIPVVITSNIAGKVMSRTGRYKVFPVLGTLLLTAGTLALATMDTGTSRLAAGCGMALVGLGLGFTMQMATTLAQNSVELRDMGAAMAATNLFRTLGGSVGVAVFGSLFTRAVPDTATGEAYRHAVAHGTQHIFLATAGVCAVAFVLALLVKEVPLRGGPGAVKRDQPVTRLATESPADR from the coding sequence ATGACCACATCACCTCGTAGGACCACACCACCTCCCGGGAACGTCCGCTGGACGCTGCTCGGCGTGATGCTCGCCATGCTGCTGGGCATGCTCGACAACAACATCGTCGGTACGGCGATGCCGACGGTCGTCCGTGACCTGGGCGGCCTGGAGCACATCGCCTGGGTCGTCACCGCGTACACCCTCGCCACCGCCGTCTCGACTCCCGTCTGGGGCAAGCTCGGTGACCTCTACCACCGCGAGCGCGTCTTCCTCGCCTCGATCGTGATCTTCCTGCTGGCCTCGCTGCTCGCCGGCGCCGCCCACTCGATGACCCAGCTGATCGGGTTCCGCGCGCTGCAGGGCATCGGCGCGGGCGGACTGGCCGCCGGGGGATTCGCCCTGGTCGGCACCCTCGTACCGCCCCGGGAGCGCGGTCGCTACCAGGGCATGACCGCCTCCGTGATGGCCCTCGGCGTGGTCGGCGGCCCCCTGGTCGGCGGCCTGGTCACCGGCCACCTCGGCTGGCGCTGGGCGTTCTACGTCAATCTGCCGCTCGGCATCGTCGCCCTGGTCTGGATCCAGCTGATGCTCAGGCTGCCGGAGCCGGCCCCGAAGTCCCGGCCGCGCATCGACTGGGCGGGCATCGCCGTGCTGGGAGCCACGATCGGCGCGGCGGTCCTCGCGGCGACCTGGGCCGGTACGACGTACGCCTGGACGTCCTGGCGGATACTCGCCCTGGGTGCGGTGACCGTCCTCGGCACGGCGGTGTTCACCGTCGTGGAGCGGCGTGTCCCCGAACCCCTGCTGCCGCCCCGGGTGTTCACCGGGCACCGCAACTTCCCGCTCGCGATCGGCCTGTTGGTGGCCGTCGGCGTGGTGATGTTCGGCTGCGCGCTCTATCTGCCCCTGTTCCAGCAGACGGTGCAGGGCGCCACGGCGACCAGCTCCGGGCTGCTCCTGCTGCCGATGATGATCCCCGTGGTGATCACATCCAACATCGCCGGGAAGGTCATGTCCCGCACCGGCCGGTACAAGGTGTTCCCGGTGCTCGGCACCCTTCTGCTGACGGCCGGCACGCTGGCGCTCGCCACGATGGACACGGGCACCTCCCGCCTCGCCGCCGGCTGCGGGATGGCGCTCGTCGGCCTCGGCCTGGGCTTCACCATGCAGATGGCCACCACCCTCGCGCAGAACAGCGTGGAACTGCGGGACATGGGGGCGGCCATGGCGGCGACGAACCTGTTCCGCACCCTCGGCGGCTCCGTGGGCGTGGCCGTCTTCGGCTCGCTGTTCACCCGGGCGGTGCCGGACACGGCGACGGGGGAGGCGTACCGGCACGCGGTGGCCCACGGCACCCAGCACATCTTCCTTGCGACCGCCGGGGTGTGCGCGGTGGCGTTCGTCCTGGCGCTGCTGGTGAAGGAGGTGCCGTTGCGGGGCGGGCCCGGGGCGGTGAAAAGGGATCAGCCGGTGACTCGTCTCGCGACGGAGTCACCGGCTGATCGGTGA